In the genome of Xenopus laevis strain J_2021 chromosome 1S, Xenopus_laevis_v10.1, whole genome shotgun sequence, one region contains:
- the LOC108706192 gene encoding small integral membrane protein 24, translating to MSTLCSVVIGLILVFSAMAQGTNRASSVGNSYTLQPWLLGLTAVVVFLFIVFVLLLVNRMWFKKKKQGSIEENPKEERVEINAYENKAMEKDDDDEEKDSKITAM from the exons ATGTCCACACTTTGCTCCGTTGTGATTGggttgattctagttttttcagcAATGGCACAAG GTACAAACAGAGCCTCTTCGGTAGGAAATTCATACACCCTACAACCCTGGCTGCTGGGCCTTACTGCTGTGGTTGTTTTCCTGTTCATCGTTTTCGTCTTGCTGCTTGTTAATAGAATGTGGTTCAAAAAAAAGAA gcaagGATCCATCGAGGAGAATCCCAAAGAGGAAAG GGTAGAAATTAATGCTTATGAGAATAAAGCAATGGAAAAGGATGACGACGATGAGGAAAAGGATTCCAAAATCACTGCCATGTGA